gacatttatttgacatttaaagtatatttaacCATGGCGGGTTCTGTATCAGATGTGGAAGTGTGTAATTTTGCTTACACGGGACAGTTTGAGAAATTAAAAGAGTGCATTCTGTCAGATAAATCGCTTGCCTGCAAAACGGACCAGGTAAGAATATGCATGTTGTTTTGAAGGCACCTTAATGACTTCATGCAAAGTTTCCACGTGTTCACCACCGTCATTCTGTCATTGCAGGACCGTAGGACCGCTCTGCACTGGGCTTGTTCTGCTGGACACACCGACATTGTGGAGTTTCTGCTTGACCTGGGAGTTGAAGTGAATCTGCAAGATGATGTAGGCTTAAAACAAGTTTTTATGCAGTATctatttattagtatttatttgtgtCCTTTCAGGTGTTGGAGGGATGACAGGTGACATGTGCACCCTACAATATGTTGTAGTCAGGGAATGACATTTCAGGCCACCTGCCACCATGCAgattccttatattaagaaatattatttttaaaaagcaattccaaagtctaaattaaatataggttaacacttaattttacaggtccacaaatgtcATGGtgattaggtgataattagcaagtaactaatttaaaaatctctgccaaattacccaaatatttacctcaaaatgtatctaaaattactttattataaacattatttaataattatattccgctatttctcaatagctggtaatttatttaatacatttccaggaaaggaatacaaagttaattgatatgctttatttccatgtctgctgataaatagataataattagcataataacttctttgaaatttctttaaaaacctccctgaatcatgacatcagctaccaggttacattaaTGGAGACAATAGCTCATTTGTCACTATTCGTTTTGGTTTTCCAACTCCGATGAGGTGCCTAAGGCCTAAGGGACCTATtttcaagcctaagggccctattttaaccattagatgctattttagcacataattattaaatcatgtttataataaagtaattttcgatacattatgaggtaaatattggggtaatttgccAGTAATTCCACAGAAATTTTGAATAGTTTACTtgttaattatcacctaattaccgtGAAATTTgctgacctgtaaaatgaagtgttaccaaatatagtcatggattaaggttacatgatatattgcataattctacagtctggtaccactgactcagtgtttacaattttaaagcgttctacctagatttcagaagtggcagacaaagcaattgtgtggctagtagaaatgttcagtgacctgccactgtggcaagTAAAGATTTAAACTTAATTTTAGACCCTGGTTGTAGTCCTAATAATACAGTAACAACCCAAATTGTGGCTTAACAACAACATAGAGTATAATTAATGCCTTTGTGAATCTGTCTCTTTCACCCCTTACACCCAGTAATTTTGTATTTACAATATCCATATAAAGAAAGTttatataatttagttttttcatgtaaacatgtaatGTGTATTGACATTTAATTCGATGCAATgggggctatttaagtgttatAATAATGTCAACATCATGTGTGAAAATGCCATGATCTAGAATGTGAAGAGACACAATATGGAGTAATCTCAAAATGGTCCAATTCCTTTTGTTTAGTGAATTGACTACGTATGATGTGTTACTTCCCAGGCTTTGTGGACGCCTCTTCACATTGCAGCATCTGCAGGCAGAGAAGATATAGTGACATCTCTAATATCTAAAGGAGCTCAGTTGAATTCAGTCAATCAAAATGGATGCACCGCTCTTCACTACGCCGCCTCTAAAGACAGATATGAGGTGAGGTTCCCAGGTTGCAGTAACGTTGGCTGATAGTTTGATCGACATGATGCCAAAAGGCTGTACTACACCCCTGTAGTCTTAAACGTGTATTATGTTTCTTTCATGTCTTTCAAGTAGCTCTATACATGTAATAGaaatgatgttttatttatagtaGTGTTATATTTCTAATATCTAGATCTATTTATTTCTactatgtttgtttttactttatttatttacatactttattgtgtcagtacataatcatttatacatttcctttccttttttatttaaacatctTCACACAAATGTTTTCATCAATTTGTATCTTTCACCTACAGATAACACAGcatatacacaaacaaacaacaaaaatataaaataaaattaaaacaataaagtcaaaataaaacgaaaacagatcaaacaaaacgagggaaggaaaaaagggaaaggtttcatttgatttgatttcatttggaaactatgttgataattgattaatcatttaagtcatattttaaaaatcaacagattaattgataatgggtatacattttgtttgcagccctaatttttttttttttagctttggtGTTGCTTTTCTATAATTAAGGTAGAATTACCACTTGGATAATACATGTACTGCAGGATAACATTGCTATCAACTTCTGCAATATTTTGGAATAGGGACTTTTAATTGTTTAGTAGGACCAGGCATTTACTATTAGAGAGCAACAGCACCAACTCAAAATAAGTTTCATATTCAATAGTAGCAGAGTAGTAGCATTATCAGCTCTGAACCAGAGGCTACTTTGTGGGGGAACGCCCATTGATACTCTTTTTGAGGGCTTACCCTACTATACCATTTATTTGGAACCAAACCATATCCTGCATGAGGATGATGATATCAAATATTTCAGCATGGTATGCTATAAATGTGTAAGCCACACAGAAATTGAGCAACCCTACCTTTATGTTAAGACATTTTCCCTAACCATGCATTAGTGAGTTGTGAATAAAATAGAGTATGGGCCAACTTATGACCACACTGAAGTTAGATTACTTTCTTATACAGAGgtaaatgaattaatattaagattttttttttgttttctttggcaTACAAGAAGAAAGTCAAGAGCGGTTTCTAGAGGATATTATAATAAAGGCTGgccgataattcaatatgataatttattgtCCTTCAGTGGaattgtatcgtgatgaaatcatcTATCGAGATATTGTGATACACAATTCCATTGTCTAAATtgataacaagcacatactaactccCATTTTTGTGAGAATCTGATCAAActcagttaaatcaaactataatcttaatctgattattctgtgtttgtgtgcatgcatgtaaacatagtcagtgtatagctggaaatatggattcatttttttctcttgaaGCAAGGTCCACACAATGTTTTAACTGACATGCATGGAAATCAGTCCCAGTGGTGGCACACTGCTACAAGGTGTTAATTATTTCCTATTTGGAAAGTTTAATGGGCAGTTTGACCGGTGTTTGTCAGGTCATGTATtgcagataaaaagaaaaagacttttctgtttttgcTGTACATCCCTCATCACTGCAGAGGGCGACAACATGCAGAAAATCACAAACACTACACATCTAAATTGTAAATGTCTTTCTTGAATGAAATGAGTAACTTTACATGAAATTCCATGATGAACTGTGGTGTGCCTCTGAAACCAACAGAACAGGATCTGAAAATGTGCATTTCACATAAATGGGAAGACACTGTATTAAAAATAGATTTCTTGTCAATGACTTGTGGGTAACGCAGCTTTCACTCTTTATAGATCGCACTGCTGTTGTTGGAAAACGGAGCAGACCCCAATGTCAAGGACAAGTATGAGTCCACTCCCCTTCACAGAGCGTCTTCAAAGGGCAACCACCGCCTCATCCAGCTGCTTCTCAAACAGAGCGCCTCGACCAACATCCAGGACTCACAGGGCAACACAGCACTGTATGTGGGAATAAGTATAGTACACCATTGTGGCTgctggcacaaacacacagttgcaGTGGAATACTGTAGGCTGAAATGAACAAACCcacccttaaagctgcagtcggtaactttgagcaaatatgataaaaatatatatatacttttgtaaaaccatatcctgacagtagtgcatgagacaggtaatctgtgaaaaaaaaatcatctgtgTCGTCCTGTGCTCATAATGGCATTTACAAGATTTcaaagactggaggaaaacaaccaatcagagccgagtaGTCTCTGCAGCAGCTATTAATCACAGCTCGCaaaactcgcaaactccgatcaaactgtcaaactaggcagcgctgatcaaatatgaatcgatattctgttactgtaatgcctatttctctcctcaaatgttttcagaaacatcttgtagtgtactgtttagctgtaaaatgagaaggtttgctcCGGTCGGTTGGCGGctcttggttttggctcgactgttttcaacatggcggccgggtcacgaactctctcattttacaactaaacagtacactacaacagtgtttaaaggcaaataatagaacagctagtaacagtctggtaagtttagaaaatgacatcactttactctGATGCAGCATTTAAAACCAGGACAAGACAACATTTAtgccatattatgatattaCGGTATCTAAAATCTAAGACGACATTttgtctcatatcacgatattgatATATGTGAACAAGTCATTTCGAAGAGatatgtttgataaatcacaactttgttttatgcctGTGTTCTTGAAAACATAcgcatgttaaatactttataaatgaaaccaaatcaattcatttagactttcatattagattcaatgttcgAATCTGGCTtgaggcccttctgtgtggtgtttgcatgttctccctgtgttagcgttggttttctccgggtgctccggtttccccccacagtccaaagacatgcaggttaggttaatggTTGACTCTAAactgcccgtaggtgtgaatgtgagcgtgaatggtcagctgtctctatgtgtcagccctgtgatagtctggcgacctgtccagggtgtaccccgccttcacccaaagTCAGCTGCTTACaatattgaaaattaaaaaacaaaatgcatttttatatttacaatcCTGCATGCATTTTTTTCCACCAGCCACCTGGCGTGCGATGAGGAGCGTGTGGAAGCAGCCAAGGTGCTGGTGGAACACGGGGCCAGCATCTACATCGAGAACAAGGAGGAGAAGACCCCCCTCCAGCTAGCCAAGGGCGGCCTGGGCAACATACTTCGTCGTATTGTGGAGGGATGATTCATTCACTGACCCGCAGGTCATGCTCCAGCAAGAAACCCCCACCATCGCAAGTTACATAATGAGAATTCTCATCCCACTCAGTCCTCCCCGAGCGGCCTGGTGTGACACATTCAGACTTGTAACAGGTGGAACATGACGTGGTAGCGGGAAAAAAGTTGACTGTACTGCTTTGTTATCAGATCCTCAGATAGGGCAGTGAAACTGCTCAGACCTTAGACGTCTGATCTCTCGTGCACCAAGTGCGGTCTATCCAACTCTGCAGCCTATTTTCTTATGATCTATTTCTTTTTAAGTTTGAATCGTTGCAAAAATGACCAAATAAATATGAGTGTTGTTGTTAATCATTCATTTCaagtcatgtttctggccaaatcctgagggaaatatctgactctttagctgctaaacgctCCAGCTAGTCgccaactgtgtctgtctggtaATGAACAGGTTGTGTAgagtgggtttttagagctttttcgcTGAAACCAGCTGCCTTGTATGGCTGAAAACAATGTTGTAAGAGTGAAACCAAAACAGTGTTGCGGGACATATAGCTAAACAGAATTGAAACTCGCTATAAAGCTCTGTAAAACCGAGAGTAGCTGCAGAAACGGGTGATAATTCCCACACACGTGACCCCTTCTTTGAAAGAAATTGGATATAGCCGCTTAAAGCTCAAGTAATCTATGTCAGAAAGACAGTGACCAAACCACTTGAAATATTAAGTCCTTTATCTACTTATTACATGTAAATATCCACATCATTGTGTTATCCACACACTGGCCTTTTGTTGTGTATATTACCGTAAATCCATGCTCTGGCATTACTCTTCTGTCTACAATTACCTACTTACCCATGCTTCTGCACCCAAAAGATCAGAGAAAATTACTCCCTTAGCTGTTTTTGGCAATTAATTATGTAGTTGATTGTAAGATTTTTGTACCTTTTAAAGCAGTTTACCTTACCTGCTTTCTGTAGCctgaaattgtatttatttaagtatgTATTAGAAAATCAGCAAACTTTACCACCATGCCAACAAAATAGTCTGCCggaattattttattataaactatTGGCTTGAATTATTACGCAGACATTAACATCAAGCAAGTAAgattcattttttgtttctcGTTTAATTAAATGTTGGG
This DNA window, taken from Sebastes umbrosus isolate fSebUmb1 chromosome 9, fSebUmb1.pri, whole genome shotgun sequence, encodes the following:
- the psmd10 gene encoding 26S proteasome non-ATPase regulatory subunit 10, translated to MAGSVSDVEVCNFAYTGQFEKLKECILSDKSLACKTDQDRRTALHWACSAGHTDIVEFLLDLGVEVNLQDDALWTPLHIAASAGREDIVTSLISKGAQLNSVNQNGCTALHYAASKDRYEIALLLLENGADPNVKDKYESTPLHRASSKGNHRLIQLLLKQSASTNIQDSQGNTALHLACDEERVEAAKVLVEHGASIYIENKEEKTPLQLAKGGLGNILRRIVEG